The bacterium genome segment TAGATAAAGTTTTCATTATTGTCAATAAATTATTAGCCGGCCATTCAGGTCAAGCGGAAACCATTTTTCTGAAATAAAAAAACTCCCGCAAAATATCATCTGCGGGAGCGTTACAGGCCAAGGTCACTGAACTCTATCTGCCGCGTCCTATTCGGTTTCAACTCCCGCAGCGGCTTCCGATTTGCGCTGATCAACTCTTTCAATATGCCGGATGATCGACGCTTCAAATCGGGCAATTTTTTCTTCGGCCAGTTTAAGTTTCTCTTCTTTTTGTTTCAACGCATCGCCTTTTAGCTGGCCGGATCTTTTGCGCTGTTCACAATTCGCTTTGGCTTTTGCAAGTTTCTCCTGCAGGGCAGCCAAACGATTTTCCTGCGCGGTTATTCTTTCTTCACCCGTCATGACATTCTGATGGAGACGTTTTCTCGATTCCATGGAACGCTTCATTCCGAATCCTTTTCCGTCCTTTCCGTCTTTATTTCTGCCGTAACCTTTGCCTTTGGCGTCATCCGGCTTATTGCCCTTTTGTTCCGTTGCGTTCTCGTCTTTTGCTTCAACTTTTCCGGCGTCGCTCTGCACGGCTTTTTCTTCCTGAACCGCTTTTTTCCGTTCCTCTTTTTTATCATTGCCTTTGTCGGCGTTTTGCGTAAACCCGCTGTGGCCAACGACGAAGAACAACGACAACATCATGATCCAAATAAAATTTTTCATAAAATGTTCCTGTTTGGGTTAAAATTTAGTCTTTTAGAAGATCATCCACTTCTTTTTCAAGTTGGTCCCCTTCGGATGTCAATTCGTCATTCGCTTTGCCGAGTTCCGTGTTCAGTGAATCCACCTTCACGGCTTCTTTCTTATCCATTTCTTCCGCCTGTTTGGCTTTGGTATCGCACGCGGAAAATGAAACGAACAAGATCATGATGAAAGGAAAAAGTATTTTTTTCATACGATCTTTCCATTTTTTTTGTTGATAAATAAGGTAAGTTAAGAAAAATTAGTAAAAATAATCATAACCTAAAACAAAAAAAACTTTTCTTTTCGGCATTCTTCTCCCTTTTATAGGGGGTTAGGTGGATTTGATTTCTCCATAGCAAAGGGACTAATGGGTTGTTAAATGCTCCTCTGATAATCCTTGATAGGAATGGCCCAAACACGCTCCCCGCAGAATCGCGCTCCTTCAGGACAATACGGCCTGATGTCCGCCAGCAGTCGAATGCCGCACGGCGGCAACAAAAATTTTCCAATCTGCGGATTGATCTCGAGGATCTGTTCCGTCTCATCAACCGATGCGCGCCAGATCTCTTCCTGCGCGAGATAACATAATCGCATGGACATTTTGTGATGCAGATTGAGCAGATCGGATGATTCGGTAAAACGAACCGATACCGCGTTCGGCAGGAGATACATGATAAATTCCTCCGGCGCATCGAGCGCGCGAAGACGCCGCATCGCCTCCCACGTTTTCGACATCACTTCCTCGTAATATTTTTTTACTCGAGCGTCCTGTTCCACCAAGATCGGCGTAATGTAATCCGGTTCGTCCGTCGCGTGCGCGATCATGATCGGCCGCGAGCCGGGCGTCATACGATGCCGTTGATCCTGGGAATCCGCCGCATGACTCAGTTTTTTGCGAAAGGTGTAATGCGGATGAAAAAGCGTGCGCGATAATTTGGATAACGTCGTAAGATTCAGCGATTCGCCGAAAAGATTATTCTTCGAAGGATCGAGAACGAGCCGGATCGCTTCGCCGTCGGAAATCATGTCTCTGGTCGCGCCGAGAACTTCACGCACGCTTTGCGCGAGCGTTGCCTCGTTGCTGTTTTTATAGTCGGCTAATTTGGAGATGCGCCCGTCGAGATTTTGATCAAATTCGTCGAGGAACGTTTGCTGTTTTTTTGTTTTGTAATAATGCTGATGCTCTGCAAAAAACTGATATTCCGGCGTATCTTCGAGCGGCAGTTCCTCCTGCAATACGACTTTGTACATCGGATCCGCTTTGATCAGCTCGTGAACCATTTTTTCAATGACGATCTTCTGTTCGAGCGGCGTGTCAAACTGGTTGGATAAACGGTGATAACGTAGCAGGGTGATGCCGCTGATGGTGTGATACATGTAAGCGAACGCCGCAACCGGAATGACGTACCGCGCGATCTCCTGACATTTCTTTTTGATTTCGCCTGCGTATTTTTCCTTCGCATTCACGCGCGAAGGAAACCGTTTGAAATACGCGTCTTCCGTGACCGGGCGCAGAAGCTCATTCATTTTGCGATACGCCGCCATTTGATAATCGATCGTTTCACGGTAAATGGCGAGCGCTTCGCCTTTGAGCGGCGGAATTAGAAAGCTGCCTTCTTTGATCTCGACGTAACGCTGGCTCACCTGTTCGGAATTATAATACGGATGGCTGTGAAGGAAACTCCAGATGAATTGGCGGGAAATATTCGCCAGCTCGAACTGAAAGTACGCGTGCGAAAAAACCGTATGATGTCCGGCCTGGTACACGCTCTGCGCAAGCGGAAAATGTTTGTCCGTGATCTGTTCGTCCCGCACAATCCCTTTGGAGGAGTAACAGGTGCGCGCGGTGGCGATCGCATTCTGAAAAGGCGTACTGAACGACTTCGACAAAACAACGTGCGGCGCTTCGGAGAGAAAAGTGTTCAAAGTATGTAACTAATAGTGAGGTTGAGTAACTAATTTTAATGAAGAACACTAAACAAAAAACACAAAATATCTATGTTTTGTTTGACAACTTATTTTTGCGGGCGGTTTCTATACTCTTCACGAAAATTGAAATCAATTCTTTGCATTCGGCAATACTTTTCTCTGATTTTGAAAGATCTTTAACCAACGGTTTCATTTGGATAATTTGTAATGCTACATGCGTTTCTTTCAATTCTTTCAGGCAAATTTTCATCTTATGAATAAAATCATCCCGCGATTCTGCAACCTGAGCTTCTCCATAATTGAATGCCGGAGAGGTTCCTGAACGAAGCAATTGTCCGGCAATATGATTTCCCGTCCGCGTATTAGGAAGTTTTTCGCCAAGGCTAATGATCGACAGTGAAAACTCGATCAACCGCTCTTCTAAATCATATTTTTCCTTGCTTTCACGCATCCTTTTTAATTATTCATTTCTTGTTATGTGTTTTTCATTTTTTCAGAGGCCTGCGATGAGACGGTCATTCAATTGGCAATCATATCACGAGTTCGTCCACTTCGGTTTTCTTTTTTCGTTAAAAGCTTTCAGCGCTTCGAGTCGGTCGTGCGTCGGTATGACATCGTTATAGCATTGGTTCTCGATTTCCAGTCCGTCTTTTAAAGATTGATCAAGTCCGAGACGAACGGCTTTTTTGGCAAGGCGAACGGCGATCGGAGCGTTAGCATTAATTTCCTCAGCGAGTTTTATAGCTTCGTTGTGCAGCGCCTCTTCGCTCACGACCGTGTTACAAACGCCGAACTGCAAAGATTCCTGCGCGGTAAATATGCGCGCCGTCAGAATCCACAGCAGCGCATTGGAATAGCCGATGAGACGGGGAAGCCTTTGCGTGCCGCCCGCGCCCGGAATAATGCCGAGCGACGTTTCGCGTAAACTGATCTTGACGTCATTTGAAAAAATTCTGAAGTCGCAC includes the following:
- a CDS encoding FAD-dependent thymidylate synthase, producing the protein MNTFLSEAPHVVLSKSFSTPFQNAIATARTCYSSKGIVRDEQITDKHFPLAQSVYQAGHHTVFSHAYFQFELANISRQFIWSFLHSHPYYNSEQVSQRYVEIKEGSFLIPPLKGEALAIYRETIDYQMAAYRKMNELLRPVTEDAYFKRFPSRVNAKEKYAGEIKKKCQEIARYVIPVAAFAYMYHTISGITLLRYHRLSNQFDTPLEQKIVIEKMVHELIKADPMYKVVLQEELPLEDTPEYQFFAEHQHYYKTKKQQTFLDEFDQNLDGRISKLADYKNSNEATLAQSVREVLGATRDMISDGEAIRLVLDPSKNNLFGESLNLTTLSKLSRTLFHPHYTFRKKLSHAADSQDQRHRMTPGSRPIMIAHATDEPDYITPILVEQDARVKKYYEEVMSKTWEAMRRLRALDAPEEFIMYLLPNAVSVRFTESSDLLNLHHKMSMRLCYLAQEEIWRASVDETEQILEINPQIGKFLLPPCGIRLLADIRPYCPEGARFCGERVWAIPIKDYQRSI
- a CDS encoding four helix bundle protein, which produces MRESKEKYDLEERLIEFSLSIISLGEKLPNTRTGNHIAGQLLRSGTSPAFNYGEAQVAESRDDFIHKMKICLKELKETHVALQIIQMKPLVKDLSKSEKSIAECKELISIFVKSIETARKNKLSNKT
- a CDS encoding enoyl-CoA hydratase (Catalyzes the reversible hydration of unsaturated fatty acyl-CoA to beta-hydroxyacyl-CoA), giving the protein MNYKHLTFKNNNGIITIGLHRPKVNALNGELLGELSSACDQIKSDRSARVVILRSELENFCAGADLKERQSMNESDVKQFVKHVIGGTIHKIGDLEIPTIAAVNGIAYGGGCELALACDFRIFSNDVKISLRETSLGIIPGAGGTQRLPRLIGYSNALLWILTARIFTAQESLQFGVCNTVVSEEALHNEAIKLAEEINANAPIAVRLAKKAVRLGLDQSLKDGLEIENQCYNDVIPTHDRLEALKAFNEKRKPKWTNS